The Acropora muricata isolate sample 2 chromosome 5, ASM3666990v1, whole genome shotgun sequence genome includes a window with the following:
- the LOC136918007 gene encoding protein THEM6-like, with protein MGRVKNILLVFGAIILTVLLLKRILGIYGIIVPLLYMFFDVNWSLRVTWIVLKKIILGRKASQGFLDSSVTSFVVLPPDVDLNLHMNNARYLRECDFGRINFWITSGMMNMMRKNKCGVTIAASSVHYRRSLELFQKVILTTRVLAWDETAFYLEQRFSDLQGFLHAVVVTKNTVVQATKTERLVSPADLVQSLSGWNVSSPAISQDLHYWIQYNRTSSAMLKNAL; from the exons ATGGGACGAGTGAAAAATATCCTATTGGTTTTTGGAGCTATTATTTTGACAGTGCTGCTGTTAAAGAGAATACTAGGAATTTATGGCATAATCGTCCCTCTTCTTTATATGTTCTTTGACGTAAACTGGAGTTTACGCGTCACTTGGATTGTTCTAAAGAAGATAATCCTTGGTAGAAAAGCCAGCCAAGGCTTTCTTGATTCTTCGGTGACTAGTTTTGTCGTCTTGCCGCCAGATGTGGATCTCAATCTTCACATGAATAATGCCAG aTATCTTCGTGAATGTGACTTTGGTAGAATTAATTTTTGGATCACAAGTGGAATGATGAACATGATGCGAAAAAACAAGTGCGGTGTCACAATAGCGGCTTCCAGTGTTCACTATCGCAGATCATTggaactttttcaaaaagtgatCCTTACCACAAGAGTCTTGGCTTGGGATGAAACTGCATTCTACTTGGAACAACGGTTTTCTGATTTACAGGGTTTTCTTCATGCAGTGGTGGTCACCAAGAATACAGTGGTTCAAGCCACCAAAACTGAAAGACTTGTTTCACCAGCTGACCTGGTTCAGTCATTGTCAGGGTGGAATGTATCCAGTCCTGCAATATCACAAGACTTGCACTACTGGATTCAGTACAATCGAACCTCCAGCGCAATGTTAAAAAATGCTTTGTAA
- the LOC136918009 gene encoding ras-related protein Rab-9B-like, which translates to MSTKATFLKVVLLGDGGVGKSSLMNRFVSNKFDNQSYHTIGVEFLNKDVEVDEESYTLQIWDTAGQERFKSLRTPFYRGSDLCLLVYAVDDLKSFKNLGLWKKEFLYYADVRKEENFPFILLGNKVDVQDRVVSEQEALEFCKELGGIPYYETSAKDSTNVNLAFTAAVKRLNELEQTRAKNDFSASRGVNLTNLNTNASSGCC; encoded by the coding sequence ATGTCCACTAAAGCAACCTTTTTGAAAGTAGTTCTTCTAGGTGACGGAGGAGTCGGGAAATCGTCTCTTATGAACAGATTCGTCAGCAACAAATTTGACAATCAGTCCTACCACACCATCGGCGTAGAATTCTTGAACAAAGATGTCGAAGTGGACGAAGAATCATACACGCTTCAAATCTGGGATACAGCTGGACAGGAAAGATTTAAAAGCCTAAGGACACCGTTTTATCGAGGATCAGACTTGTGTTTGCTTGTTTATGCAGTTGATGATTTGAAAAGCTTTAAAAATTTGGGTTTGTGGAAAAAGGAGTTCCTTTATTACGCAGATGTTCGCAAAGAAGAAAACTTCCCATTTATTCTTTTGGGGAATAAGGTCGATGTTCAGGATAGAGTTGTATCAGAACAAGAGGCACTTGAATTTTGCAAGGAACTGGGAGGAATACCCTACTATGAAACTAGCGCGAAAGATTCCACAAATGTAAACTTAGCTTTCACTGCAGCAGTGAAAAGGCTAAATGAACTGGAACAAACGAGAGCTAAAAATGACTTCTCGGCTTCGAGAGGAGTAAACTTAACCAATTTAAATACAAATGCGTCATCGGGGTGCTGTTAA